In the Oncorhynchus keta strain PuntledgeMale-10-30-2019 chromosome 14, Oket_V2, whole genome shotgun sequence genome, one interval contains:
- the LOC118393992 gene encoding tripartite motif-containing protein 66 isoform X1, whose protein sequence is MNQARRGEESSARRLSSRAALLGTSSTVHQRTHYPTADMEKRCAECPEPRLAQSLCTFCNKWLCYQCTDMHQHQKATPQCSELHQHQKPTTQCVDLHQRDQMAPSSLPPPEPGPGLCGRPLLMCHSHRQEPLELFCESCDLMCCSSCHLSAHKNHRLVHIGKALQDQQWQFESLMAQVEERRSAVESTAKQIEDRLHGVKVTQRKAENQIKMAKMIMMNELNKRANLLIEQLEKISEDFQRRLEDQLQGAIEMCSQLDHVQNFISWATAHHLKNPLLLSRELISLQMQRLLEPPLHSDAWLPVKIKFNWDASYWTKQISTLGQLTAEGGNRSYSEGVAFPSILRPQPITCLSLPSVCHGGREQSCAFQACCQSQMCCLHCIPPQPAVQLDKTQREPNSYSARCPQSTLSSPSLALHQNQLLRCWGPDSPPGPPAVVPSSMQCPQQQEHLVAADPGLLSSSSNSRGLGLKPPATALYQPQIQPLPETHAQPATDGAREGQGQQASREREQTPGQPAVDREVLTEHIQEGSREKTHVQTGVDREVLTDGIQQELQQQQQQLLSPLVAELTVEQQEEEQQEARTTHPSGDCRDGRRSTSLEMSVTTHGFSVDAQSSRPSTLCGRKSRSQSIPPELAGPSSSPSTDRPPGATHSLATAAVERGRMAGQGFMDLRRRRLSSDGVIRSVASLERSLATPPSRDQPNLRLSPLTIYKTEPDYVYAYDETGHDVKGKCRIPRKTPDNSDREVQKEPGNSSSKVPVVCLERLKILVSRIPPQGRRQSDPLPDTATERTGLVPQRGRKDKMTEGISKEAKVAMVSPSLDKQYSERHTINQSLPPPVINDWPEHGRHSPHKELTLQVPATDLVSPPPFSAPDLVSDPELDSDPQPESDPQQESDPPAESASEADLESVADEESPDEAATESEPGVESEPSVESEPRVESEPSVESEPRVESEGSEESENGLESENGEDLDADAESEADMESDLQPDPGSDPHFPSETRPGLDSDLESDNAQPPESQGSVESGPDLESEPDSATDPASITPDPASLSPEPGVESPPAQRSLHEDPGPQMHCEGAQQVLPGAETMEMQMHCEGAEQVLPGAETIEIESEDFCAVCLIGGDLLCCDRCPKVFHLSCHVPALLSFPTGDWVCTFCRDIQQPEVEYDCENQKLATECSGKPLPHGLSACDQRKCERLTLLICSNMLSAPFHEPVSPLARHYYQIIKRPMDLSVIRAKLSKRSTHHYYSPEEFVADVSLMFRNCAKFNYPDSEVAQAGRSLEMFFSSRLREVFPDRAFLAAEDDSDSDEYDEVYRAAEGGFPWPEKREQCHRKRKRRHSLSWRKHNF, encoded by the exons ATGAAccaggcgaggagaggagaggagagctcagCACGCAGGCTGTCAT CGAGAGCAGCTCTGCTGGGTACCAGCTCCACCGTTCACCAGAGGACACATTACCCCACtgctgacatggagaag CGTTGCGCAGAGTGCCCAGAGCCCAGGCTAGCCCAGAGCCTGTGTACATTCTGCAACAAGTGGCTGTGCTACCAGTGTACAGACATGCACCAGCACCAGAAAGCCACCCCTCAGTGCTCAGAACTGCACCAACACCAGAAGCCCACTACCCAATGTGTCGACCTGCACCAGAGGGACCAGATGGCCCCCAGCTCCCTGCCTCCACCCGAACCAG GCCCTGGCTTGTGTGGCCGCCCCCTCCTCATGTGCCACTCTCACAGACAAGAGCCCTTGGAGCTTTTCTGCGAGTCCTGTGACCTCATGtgctgcagcagctgtcacctgTCCGCCCACAAGAACCACAG GCTGGTGCACATTGGAAAGGCCCTGCAGGACCAACAGTGGCAGTTTGAGAGCCTGATGGctcaggtggaggagaggaggtctgcAGTGGAGAGCACAGCCAAACAGATAGAGGACAG GCTGCACGGTGTAAAGGTCACGCAGAGGAAGGCTGAGAACCAGATTAAAATGGCAAAGATGATTATGATGAATGAGCTGAACAAACGGGCCAACCTATTAATAGAGCAACTGGAg aagaTCTCGGAGGACTTCCAGCGTCGTCTGGAGGACCAGCTGCAGGGGGCGATAGAGATGTGCAGCCAGCTGGACCACGTGCAGAACTTCATCAGCTGGGCaacggcccaccacctcaagaaCCCACTGCTCCTCAGCAGGGAGCTG ATTTCTCTCCAGATGCAGCGCCTGCTTGAACCCCCACTACACTCAGACGCCTGGCTCCCTGTGAAGATCAAGTTCAACTGGGATGCCAGCTACTGGACTAAGCAGATCTCAACTTTGG GTCAGCTCACTGCAGAGGGGGGAAATCGCTCCTACTCTGAGGGCGTGGCCTTCCCCAGCATCCTGAGGCCCCAGCCTATCACCTGCTTGTCCCTGCCATCTGTGTGCCATGGAGGGCGGGAGCAGAGCTGTGCCTTCCAGGCCTGCTGTCAGTCCCAGATGTGCTGCCTCCACTGCATACCCCCACAGCCAGCTGTGCAGCTGGACAAGACCCAGCGGGAACCCAACTCCTACTCCGCCAggtgtccccagtccaccctcaGCTCTCCCTCCCTGGCCCTGCACCAGAATCAGCTGCTGAGGTGCTGGGGTCCTGACAGTCCTCCAGGTCCACCAGCTGTGGTGCCCTCCTCCATGCAGTGTCCCCAACAGCAAGAGCATCTCGTGGCTGCTGACCCAGGCTTGCTCAGCTCCAGCTCCAACAGTAGAGGTCTTGGACTTAAGCCCCCAGCCACAGCCCTCTACCAGCCTCAGATTCAGCCACTTCCTGAAACTCATGCACAGCCAGCCACAGATGGGGCCAGGGAAGGCCAGGGCCAGCaggccagcagagagagagagcagactccTGGGCAGCCAGCTGTGGACAGAGAGGTGTTGACAGAGCACATccaggaggggagcagggagaagaCACATGTACAGACAGGGGTGGACAGAGAGGTGCTGACAGACGGGATCCAGCAGGAactgcagcagcaacagcagcagctccTGTCTCCCCTAGTGGCCGAACTgacagtggagcagcaggaggaagagcagcaggAGGCCAGGACTACACATCCATCCGGAGACTGCAGAGATGGCAGG agatccaCTTCACTGGAGATGTCTGTGACGACCCATGGGTTCAGTGTTGATGCTCAGAGCAGCAGGCCCAGCACACTGTGTGGGAGGAAGAGTCGATCCCAGAGCATCCCACCAGAACTGGCAGGCCCCTCCAGCAGCCCCTCCACAGACAGGCCCCCGGGGGCCACCCACAGCCTAGCAACAGCAGCCGTGGAACGGGGACGCATGGCAGGCCAG GGTTTCATGGATCTCAGGCGGAGGAGGCTGTCTTCTGATGGAGTGATACGATCTGTGGCCTCCTTGGAGAGATCCTTAGCCACTCCTCCCTCCAGAGACCAGCCCAACCTACGCCTATCGCCTTTGACCATCTACAAGACAGAGCCTG ATTATGTTTATGCATATGATGAGACTGGGCATGACGTCAAAGGAAAATGCAGAATACCAAGAAAGACTCCAGACAACAG TGACAGAGAGGTTCAGAAGGAACCTGGGAATTCCAGTTCCAAGGTTCCAGTGGTGTGTTTGGAAAGGCTGAAGATCCTGGTGTCTCGGATCCCACCACAGGGGCGGCGACAGAGTGACCCTCTACCAGACACTGCAACAGAAAGGACCGGACTTGTTCCACAGAGGGGAAGGAAGGACAAGATGACTGAG GGAATATCAAAAGAAGCCAAGGTCGCAATGGTCAGCCCGTCTCTGGATAAACAATACTCAGAGAGACACACTATCAATCAATCTCTTCCACCTCCGGTAATCAATGATTGGCCTGAGCATGGAAGACACAGTCCTCACAAAGAGCTCACACTGCAAGTACCCGCCACTGATCTTGTATCACCTCCACCTTTCTCTGCACCTGACCTAGTTTCTGACCCGGAACTGGACTCGGACCCACAACCAGAATCAGATCCCCAGCAAGAGTCTGATCCACCAGCTGAGTCTGCATCAGAGGCTGATCTGGAATCAGTTGCTGATGAGGAATCTCCTGATGAGGCTGCTACAGAATCAGAACCTGGTGTGGAATCAGAACCTAGTGTGGAATCAGAACCTAGAGTGGAATCAGAACCTAGTGTGGAATCAGAACCTAGAGTGGAATCAGAAGGTAGTGAAGAATCAGAGAATGGTTTAGAATCAGAGAATGGTGAAGACCTGGATGCTGATGCGGAATCAGAGGCTGATATGGAATCAGACCTCCAACCTGACCCTGGTTCAGACCCCCATTTTCCATCTGAAACACGTCCGGGATTAGATTCAGACCTGGAATCAGACAATGCACAACCCCCTGAATCACAAGGGTCTGTAGAATCTGGACCAGATCTTGAATCGGAGCCAGACTCAGCCACTGACCCAGCCTCTATCACTCCTGACCCAGCCTCTCTAAGTCCTGAACCAGGAGTGGAGTCCCCTCCAGCCCAGAGGTCCCTGCATGAAGACCCTGGCCCACAGATGCATTGTGAAGGAGCTCAGCAGGTCCTGCCTGGGGCAGAGACCATGGAGATGCAGATGCATTGTGAAGGAGCCGAGCAGGTCCTGCCTGGGGCAGAGACCATCGAGATAGAGAGTGAAGACTTCTGTGCCGTGTGTCTGATCGGAGGAGACCTTCTATGCTGTGACCGCTGTCCCAAAGTCTTCCACCTGTCCTGCCATGTGCCTGCTCTCCTCAGCTTCCCCAC GGGTGACTGGGTGTGTACCTTCTGCAGAGATATCCAACAGCCAGAGGTGGAGTATGACTGTGAGAACCAGAAGCTGGCTACAGAATGTTCAGGAAAGCCATTGCCTCATGGGCTCTCTGCTTGTGACCAGAGA AAATGTGAGAGGTTGACTCTGTTGATCTGCAGCAACATGCTAAGTGCTCCCTTCCATGAGCCGGTCAGTCCACTG GCTCGCCACTACTACCAGATAATCAAAAGGCCCATGGATCTGTCTGTGATCAGGGCCAAACTCAGCAAGAGGAGCACTCACCACTACTATTCACCTGAGGAGTTTGTGGCTGATGTCTCCCTCATGTTCAGGAACTGTGCAAAGTTCAATTAT ccGGACTCAGAGGTGGCCCAGGCAGGTCGCAGcctggagatgtttttcagctcCAGACTCAGGGAGGTGTTCCCAGACAGGGCCTTCCTTGCAGCCGAGGATGACTCCGACAGTGATGAGTATGACGAGGTGTACAGAGCAGCTGAGGGAGGCTTCCCCTggccagagaagagagagcagtgccacaggaagaggaagaggaggcacTCTCTCAGCTGGAGGAAGCATAACTTCTAG
- the LOC118393992 gene encoding tripartite motif-containing protein 66 isoform X2: MEKRCAECPEPRLAQSLCTFCNKWLCYQCTDMHQHQKATPQCSELHQHQKPTTQCVDLHQRDQMAPSSLPPPEPGPGLCGRPLLMCHSHRQEPLELFCESCDLMCCSSCHLSAHKNHRLVHIGKALQDQQWQFESLMAQVEERRSAVESTAKQIEDRLHGVKVTQRKAENQIKMAKMIMMNELNKRANLLIEQLEKISEDFQRRLEDQLQGAIEMCSQLDHVQNFISWATAHHLKNPLLLSRELISLQMQRLLEPPLHSDAWLPVKIKFNWDASYWTKQISTLGQLTAEGGNRSYSEGVAFPSILRPQPITCLSLPSVCHGGREQSCAFQACCQSQMCCLHCIPPQPAVQLDKTQREPNSYSARCPQSTLSSPSLALHQNQLLRCWGPDSPPGPPAVVPSSMQCPQQQEHLVAADPGLLSSSSNSRGLGLKPPATALYQPQIQPLPETHAQPATDGAREGQGQQASREREQTPGQPAVDREVLTEHIQEGSREKTHVQTGVDREVLTDGIQQELQQQQQQLLSPLVAELTVEQQEEEQQEARTTHPSGDCRDGRRSTSLEMSVTTHGFSVDAQSSRPSTLCGRKSRSQSIPPELAGPSSSPSTDRPPGATHSLATAAVERGRMAGQGFMDLRRRRLSSDGVIRSVASLERSLATPPSRDQPNLRLSPLTIYKTEPDYVYAYDETGHDVKGKCRIPRKTPDNSDREVQKEPGNSSSKVPVVCLERLKILVSRIPPQGRRQSDPLPDTATERTGLVPQRGRKDKMTEGISKEAKVAMVSPSLDKQYSERHTINQSLPPPVINDWPEHGRHSPHKELTLQVPATDLVSPPPFSAPDLVSDPELDSDPQPESDPQQESDPPAESASEADLESVADEESPDEAATESEPGVESEPSVESEPRVESEPSVESEPRVESEGSEESENGLESENGEDLDADAESEADMESDLQPDPGSDPHFPSETRPGLDSDLESDNAQPPESQGSVESGPDLESEPDSATDPASITPDPASLSPEPGVESPPAQRSLHEDPGPQMHCEGAQQVLPGAETMEMQMHCEGAEQVLPGAETIEIESEDFCAVCLIGGDLLCCDRCPKVFHLSCHVPALLSFPTGDWVCTFCRDIQQPEVEYDCENQKLATECSGKPLPHGLSACDQRKCERLTLLICSNMLSAPFHEPVSPLARHYYQIIKRPMDLSVIRAKLSKRSTHHYYSPEEFVADVSLMFRNCAKFNYPDSEVAQAGRSLEMFFSSRLREVFPDRAFLAAEDDSDSDEYDEVYRAAEGGFPWPEKREQCHRKRKRRHSLSWRKHNF, encoded by the exons atggagaag CGTTGCGCAGAGTGCCCAGAGCCCAGGCTAGCCCAGAGCCTGTGTACATTCTGCAACAAGTGGCTGTGCTACCAGTGTACAGACATGCACCAGCACCAGAAAGCCACCCCTCAGTGCTCAGAACTGCACCAACACCAGAAGCCCACTACCCAATGTGTCGACCTGCACCAGAGGGACCAGATGGCCCCCAGCTCCCTGCCTCCACCCGAACCAG GCCCTGGCTTGTGTGGCCGCCCCCTCCTCATGTGCCACTCTCACAGACAAGAGCCCTTGGAGCTTTTCTGCGAGTCCTGTGACCTCATGtgctgcagcagctgtcacctgTCCGCCCACAAGAACCACAG GCTGGTGCACATTGGAAAGGCCCTGCAGGACCAACAGTGGCAGTTTGAGAGCCTGATGGctcaggtggaggagaggaggtctgcAGTGGAGAGCACAGCCAAACAGATAGAGGACAG GCTGCACGGTGTAAAGGTCACGCAGAGGAAGGCTGAGAACCAGATTAAAATGGCAAAGATGATTATGATGAATGAGCTGAACAAACGGGCCAACCTATTAATAGAGCAACTGGAg aagaTCTCGGAGGACTTCCAGCGTCGTCTGGAGGACCAGCTGCAGGGGGCGATAGAGATGTGCAGCCAGCTGGACCACGTGCAGAACTTCATCAGCTGGGCaacggcccaccacctcaagaaCCCACTGCTCCTCAGCAGGGAGCTG ATTTCTCTCCAGATGCAGCGCCTGCTTGAACCCCCACTACACTCAGACGCCTGGCTCCCTGTGAAGATCAAGTTCAACTGGGATGCCAGCTACTGGACTAAGCAGATCTCAACTTTGG GTCAGCTCACTGCAGAGGGGGGAAATCGCTCCTACTCTGAGGGCGTGGCCTTCCCCAGCATCCTGAGGCCCCAGCCTATCACCTGCTTGTCCCTGCCATCTGTGTGCCATGGAGGGCGGGAGCAGAGCTGTGCCTTCCAGGCCTGCTGTCAGTCCCAGATGTGCTGCCTCCACTGCATACCCCCACAGCCAGCTGTGCAGCTGGACAAGACCCAGCGGGAACCCAACTCCTACTCCGCCAggtgtccccagtccaccctcaGCTCTCCCTCCCTGGCCCTGCACCAGAATCAGCTGCTGAGGTGCTGGGGTCCTGACAGTCCTCCAGGTCCACCAGCTGTGGTGCCCTCCTCCATGCAGTGTCCCCAACAGCAAGAGCATCTCGTGGCTGCTGACCCAGGCTTGCTCAGCTCCAGCTCCAACAGTAGAGGTCTTGGACTTAAGCCCCCAGCCACAGCCCTCTACCAGCCTCAGATTCAGCCACTTCCTGAAACTCATGCACAGCCAGCCACAGATGGGGCCAGGGAAGGCCAGGGCCAGCaggccagcagagagagagagcagactccTGGGCAGCCAGCTGTGGACAGAGAGGTGTTGACAGAGCACATccaggaggggagcagggagaagaCACATGTACAGACAGGGGTGGACAGAGAGGTGCTGACAGACGGGATCCAGCAGGAactgcagcagcaacagcagcagctccTGTCTCCCCTAGTGGCCGAACTgacagtggagcagcaggaggaagagcagcaggAGGCCAGGACTACACATCCATCCGGAGACTGCAGAGATGGCAGG agatccaCTTCACTGGAGATGTCTGTGACGACCCATGGGTTCAGTGTTGATGCTCAGAGCAGCAGGCCCAGCACACTGTGTGGGAGGAAGAGTCGATCCCAGAGCATCCCACCAGAACTGGCAGGCCCCTCCAGCAGCCCCTCCACAGACAGGCCCCCGGGGGCCACCCACAGCCTAGCAACAGCAGCCGTGGAACGGGGACGCATGGCAGGCCAG GGTTTCATGGATCTCAGGCGGAGGAGGCTGTCTTCTGATGGAGTGATACGATCTGTGGCCTCCTTGGAGAGATCCTTAGCCACTCCTCCCTCCAGAGACCAGCCCAACCTACGCCTATCGCCTTTGACCATCTACAAGACAGAGCCTG ATTATGTTTATGCATATGATGAGACTGGGCATGACGTCAAAGGAAAATGCAGAATACCAAGAAAGACTCCAGACAACAG TGACAGAGAGGTTCAGAAGGAACCTGGGAATTCCAGTTCCAAGGTTCCAGTGGTGTGTTTGGAAAGGCTGAAGATCCTGGTGTCTCGGATCCCACCACAGGGGCGGCGACAGAGTGACCCTCTACCAGACACTGCAACAGAAAGGACCGGACTTGTTCCACAGAGGGGAAGGAAGGACAAGATGACTGAG GGAATATCAAAAGAAGCCAAGGTCGCAATGGTCAGCCCGTCTCTGGATAAACAATACTCAGAGAGACACACTATCAATCAATCTCTTCCACCTCCGGTAATCAATGATTGGCCTGAGCATGGAAGACACAGTCCTCACAAAGAGCTCACACTGCAAGTACCCGCCACTGATCTTGTATCACCTCCACCTTTCTCTGCACCTGACCTAGTTTCTGACCCGGAACTGGACTCGGACCCACAACCAGAATCAGATCCCCAGCAAGAGTCTGATCCACCAGCTGAGTCTGCATCAGAGGCTGATCTGGAATCAGTTGCTGATGAGGAATCTCCTGATGAGGCTGCTACAGAATCAGAACCTGGTGTGGAATCAGAACCTAGTGTGGAATCAGAACCTAGAGTGGAATCAGAACCTAGTGTGGAATCAGAACCTAGAGTGGAATCAGAAGGTAGTGAAGAATCAGAGAATGGTTTAGAATCAGAGAATGGTGAAGACCTGGATGCTGATGCGGAATCAGAGGCTGATATGGAATCAGACCTCCAACCTGACCCTGGTTCAGACCCCCATTTTCCATCTGAAACACGTCCGGGATTAGATTCAGACCTGGAATCAGACAATGCACAACCCCCTGAATCACAAGGGTCTGTAGAATCTGGACCAGATCTTGAATCGGAGCCAGACTCAGCCACTGACCCAGCCTCTATCACTCCTGACCCAGCCTCTCTAAGTCCTGAACCAGGAGTGGAGTCCCCTCCAGCCCAGAGGTCCCTGCATGAAGACCCTGGCCCACAGATGCATTGTGAAGGAGCTCAGCAGGTCCTGCCTGGGGCAGAGACCATGGAGATGCAGATGCATTGTGAAGGAGCCGAGCAGGTCCTGCCTGGGGCAGAGACCATCGAGATAGAGAGTGAAGACTTCTGTGCCGTGTGTCTGATCGGAGGAGACCTTCTATGCTGTGACCGCTGTCCCAAAGTCTTCCACCTGTCCTGCCATGTGCCTGCTCTCCTCAGCTTCCCCAC GGGTGACTGGGTGTGTACCTTCTGCAGAGATATCCAACAGCCAGAGGTGGAGTATGACTGTGAGAACCAGAAGCTGGCTACAGAATGTTCAGGAAAGCCATTGCCTCATGGGCTCTCTGCTTGTGACCAGAGA AAATGTGAGAGGTTGACTCTGTTGATCTGCAGCAACATGCTAAGTGCTCCCTTCCATGAGCCGGTCAGTCCACTG GCTCGCCACTACTACCAGATAATCAAAAGGCCCATGGATCTGTCTGTGATCAGGGCCAAACTCAGCAAGAGGAGCACTCACCACTACTATTCACCTGAGGAGTTTGTGGCTGATGTCTCCCTCATGTTCAGGAACTGTGCAAAGTTCAATTAT ccGGACTCAGAGGTGGCCCAGGCAGGTCGCAGcctggagatgtttttcagctcCAGACTCAGGGAGGTGTTCCCAGACAGGGCCTTCCTTGCAGCCGAGGATGACTCCGACAGTGATGAGTATGACGAGGTGTACAGAGCAGCTGAGGGAGGCTTCCCCTggccagagaagagagagcagtgccacaggaagaggaagaggaggcacTCTCTCAGCTGGAGGAAGCATAACTTCTAG